A part of Hippea maritima DSM 10411 genomic DNA contains:
- a CDS encoding precorrin-2 dehydrogenase/sirohydrochlorin ferrochelatase family protein: MAFFPMFVDLSDKNVLVVGGGKVATRKLKSLLMFKPKITVVSKKVSCFIKELAEKGVITLRTKSFEPKKDIKDSDLVIVAIDDIDLQRTAYEICKKNNIPINCSDGARFSSFIFPSVVVRDDFVVGISTSGKAPSVSKKAREILDIVVPDNIGAVIKEIEAIRRSVLEKNKKEEIERYLSKLKWKTPLLG, encoded by the coding sequence ATGGCATTTTTTCCTATGTTTGTTGATTTATCGGATAAAAATGTTTTAGTAGTGGGTGGTGGAAAAGTAGCGACAAGAAAACTAAAATCTCTCTTGATGTTCAAACCAAAGATAACAGTTGTGTCTAAAAAGGTCAGTTGTTTTATAAAGGAACTCGCAGAAAAAGGGGTAATAACGTTACGTACCAAAAGTTTTGAGCCAAAAAAAGACATTAAAGACAGTGATTTAGTTATAGTAGCAATTGACGATATAGATCTTCAACGCACAGCATATGAGATCTGTAAGAAAAACAATATACCCATAAATTGTTCTGATGGAGCGAGGTTTTCTTCTTTTATATTTCCTTCTGTTGTTGTAAGGGATGATTTTGTTGTGGGAATATCCACATCTGGAAAGGCGCCTTCTGTATCAAAAAAAGCTAGAGAAATTTTGGATATAGTTGTACCTGATAATATTGGTGCAGTTATAAAAGAAATAGAAGCTATAAGAAGATCTGTTCTTGAGAAAAATAAAAAAGAAGAAATAGAGAGATATTTATCAAAGTTAAAATGGAAAACGCCACTATTAGGCTAA
- the cobK gene encoding precorrin-6A reductase produces MILVLGGTSDTHRVVDSLKDDFIITVATDYGFNVFYRLYGERVKQVKFSEKTLTDFIKRYRINRIVDTTHPYAKEISRIAKNVSAKIGIPYEDKKRDVSVELDYKRIFLAKNTEEAKRFFKKNCKSILFTIGSKLLDEFIEFKNNGYFRVLPFSDSIDRCFRLGIEPSRIIAMQGPFSSKLNKALLDEFDIDCLVSKNSGRAGGLDAKIEAAKRKGCYLVILLDI; encoded by the coding sequence ATGATTTTGGTTCTTGGTGGCACATCGGACACCCACAGGGTGGTTGATAGCCTAAAGGATGATTTTATAATCACCGTTGCCACAGATTATGGTTTTAATGTCTTTTATAGACTCTATGGTGAAAGGGTCAAACAGGTCAAGTTCTCAGAAAAGACGCTTACGGATTTCATAAAAAGATACAGGATCAATCGAATAGTCGATACAACACATCCGTATGCTAAAGAGATCTCAAGGATAGCCAAAAATGTATCTGCTAAAATTGGTATACCGTATGAGGATAAAAAACGAGATGTATCCGTCGAGCTTGATTACAAGCGCATCTTTCTTGCTAAAAACACAGAAGAGGCAAAGCGATTCTTTAAAAAGAACTGCAAAAGCATTCTGTTTACTATAGGCTCCAAGCTTTTAGATGAGTTTATTGAATTTAAAAACAATGGATATTTTAGGGTCCTACCCTTTTCTGACTCTATAGATAGATGCTTTAGGCTTGGCATAGAGCCAAGCAGGATAATAGCGATGCAGGGGCCGTTTTCTTCTAAATTAAACAAGGCTTTGCTTGATGAGTTTGATATAGATTGTCTGGTTTCAAAAAACAGCGGCAGGGCTGGTGGTTTGGATGCTAAGATCGAGGCTGCAAAGAGAAAGGGATGCTATCTGGTGATATTGTTAGATATTTAA
- a CDS encoding helix-turn-helix domain-containing protein — protein MISKEEFVVIHTLHSQGLSIRQISKILGLNRRTVSKRLKEEDLKPYSKRSYPSKLDGYKDYIRTRINQAYPDRIPSTVVLREIADMGYTGSLRTLQKYTKTILLKRQKAQGTDTGF, from the coding sequence ATGATTAGCAAGGAGGAGTTTGTTGTGATTCACACACTGCATTCTCAAGGGTTGTCAATCAGACAGATATCAAAGATTCTTGGTCTAAACAGAAGAACGGTATCAAAAAGACTGAAAGAGGAGGATTTAAAACCGTATTCCAAAAGAAGCTACCCCTCAAAGCTTGATGGTTACAAAGATTATATAAGGACAAGGATTAATCAAGCCTATCCAGATAGGATTCCTTCTACTGTCGTTTTAAGAGAGATAGCTGATATGGGATACACAGGGAGTCTAAGGACACTTCAGAAATACACAAAGACCATATTGTTAAAGAGGCAAAAAGCACAGGGTACAGATACAGGCTTCTAA
- a CDS encoding thioredoxin family protein, with protein MKSIKELPETKGKYVLMFVSNHCPYCRQMEKLMKQIEKDYLDKGIEFYVLNISSNPEIATKYNIMSTPLTYFMNGKEVVGKEMGAVSKRAVELELEELLKAGEFIKKIKKLFGFGKG; from the coding sequence ATGAAAAGCATAAAGGAATTGCCAGAAACAAAGGGAAAATATGTGTTGATGTTTGTTAGCAACCACTGCCCGTATTGCAGACAGATGGAGAAGTTGATGAAACAGATTGAGAAGGATTACTTAGACAAGGGGATAGAATTTTATGTTTTGAATATCTCCTCGAATCCTGAGATTGCCACAAAGTATAACATAATGTCAACGCCCTTGACCTATTTTATGAATGGTAAAGAGGTTGTGGGTAAGGAGATGGGCGCAGTATCAAAGAGGGCTGTGGAGTTAGAGCTTGAAGAACTCCTGAAGGCTGGAGAGTTTATAAAGAAGATTAAAAAATTATTTGGCTTTGGTAAGGGTTGA
- a CDS encoding precorrin-8X methylmutase, which translates to MKGKDIEQKSFEIIEANVDLTGFDEKQRVIVKRIIHASGDFEFAQLIKFSEDAVERGIVALKNCYSVVCDVNMVKAGITEAFASRIGVKLHCFINDDDVVRRSKTENKTRAECSILKANEMFEKIIFVIGNSPTALLEVLRLNDTGRLKPSFVLGFPVGFVDAESSKKLLMQSDLPYITNIGTKGGSPIAASAFRAIAGLAFDL; encoded by the coding sequence ATGAAGGGTAAGGATATAGAGCAGAAGAGTTTTGAGATAATAGAAGCCAATGTTGATCTAACCGGATTTGACGAAAAACAGAGAGTTATAGTCAAAAGGATAATCCATGCATCCGGTGATTTTGAATTTGCACAACTGATAAAGTTTTCGGAAGATGCGGTTGAGAGGGGCATAGTTGCTTTAAAGAATTGTTACAGCGTTGTGTGTGATGTAAATATGGTAAAAGCGGGTATCACCGAAGCCTTTGCCTCAAGGATAGGCGTTAAACTGCACTGTTTTATAAACGATGACGATGTTGTTAGGCGTTCCAAAACAGAGAACAAAACGAGGGCTGAATGCTCAATATTGAAGGCAAATGAGATGTTTGAGAAGATAATCTTTGTTATCGGTAATTCGCCCACTGCTTTGCTTGAAGTGTTGAGGCTGAATGATACAGGAAGGCTAAAGCCGTCGTTTGTTTTGGGTTTTCCTGTGGGATTTGTGGATGCAGAAAGTTCAAAAAAACTCCTTATGCAATCCGACCTGCCTTACATAACAAATATCGGAACAAAGGGTGGAAGCCCGATCGCTGCAAGTGCCTTTAGGGCTATAGCGGGCTTGGCTTTTGACTTATGA
- a CDS encoding branched-chain amino acid ABC transporter permease, with translation MFFQQVVNGLTIGGVYALIAMGLALVYGILRIIHVAHAGVYVVGAYTGLYVFMFSHSFVLAALASMIASAVVGVLIEELVYMPLLNNSPIISLIASIGVFISIEEGIRLVFGPYIKSFPSAMFSGEYHLGSLILSSSQVVVLLVGMISIVLIWFITQKTRFGLALKAVSEDIEMAEGVSIDSRWMIMLAFAFSSAFAGLAGLLVGAYFNSVYPSMGDVPAYKSLAIIVVGGMNNIWGAFFAAIVIGLLETIAIGVFNVPLPRDSLAFIFMVVMLLIKPSGIMGIFKR, from the coding sequence GTGTTTTTTCAGCAGGTTGTTAACGGGCTTACCATAGGTGGCGTGTATGCTTTGATAGCCATGGGGCTTGCCCTTGTTTATGGAATATTGCGCATTATACATGTGGCGCACGCTGGTGTGTATGTGGTTGGTGCCTATACCGGTCTTTATGTGTTTATGTTTAGCCACAGTTTCGTTCTTGCCGCTTTGGCCTCTATGATAGCATCGGCGGTTGTTGGCGTTTTGATAGAAGAGCTTGTTTATATGCCTTTGCTTAACAACTCTCCCATAATTTCTTTGATAGCAAGCATAGGCGTGTTTATCAGTATAGAGGAGGGGATTAGGTTGGTTTTTGGGCCTTATATAAAATCCTTCCCTTCTGCTATGTTTTCCGGTGAATACCACCTGGGCAGCTTGATCTTGAGCAGTTCACAGGTGGTAGTTTTGTTGGTTGGTATGATAAGCATAGTGTTGATATGGTTTATCACCCAAAAGACCCGCTTCGGCTTGGCTTTAAAAGCCGTTTCTGAGGATATTGAGATGGCAGAGGGTGTTTCCATAGATTCAAGATGGATGATTATGCTTGCCTTTGCCTTTTCCTCTGCCTTTGCTGGTCTTGCGGGACTGCTTGTCGGTGCTTATTTTAACTCTGTTTATCCCTCCATGGGTGATGTGCCAGCCTATAAGTCGCTTGCCATTATCGTTGTAGGTGGAATGAACAATATTTGGGGTGCATTTTTTGCCGCTATCGTTATAGGTTTGTTGGAGACCATAGCTATCGGTGTTTTTAATGTTCCTCTGCCGAGGGATTCTTTGGCTTTTATCTTCATGGTGGTTATGCTTCTTATAAAACCTTCTGGAATAATGGGGATTTTTAAAAGATGA
- a CDS encoding ABC transporter ATP-binding protein: MEGSILRIRDLYVSYGKIKAINGVSIEVKKGECVAIVGANGAGKSTLLKSIMGFVKRQKGEILFLDKKIDGLATHTIAKMGISFVPEGARVFPSISVYGNLLLGAYKEKDKTTIKRRLERVYGIFPRLKERLNQAAGTLSGGERQMLAMARALMGEPKLLMVDEVSLGLMPKLVDVVFDVIDRLHKEGLTILLSEQNAHKASEVADRIYILELGKILKETDRDGILNDPLIKKAYLGM; this comes from the coding sequence TTGGAAGGAAGTATTCTTAGAATAAGAGACCTTTATGTAAGTTATGGCAAGATAAAGGCTATAAACGGCGTTTCTATTGAGGTTAAAAAGGGCGAGTGCGTGGCTATAGTTGGGGCAAACGGAGCAGGCAAAAGCACGCTTCTTAAATCTATTATGGGTTTTGTAAAAAGACAAAAGGGTGAAATTTTGTTCTTGGATAAAAAAATAGATGGTCTTGCCACACATACAATAGCAAAGATGGGCATATCCTTTGTTCCAGAAGGTGCACGGGTTTTCCCTTCAATTAGCGTTTATGGTAATCTTTTGTTGGGAGCTTATAAAGAGAAGGATAAAACCACTATAAAACGCAGGCTTGAACGGGTTTATGGTATATTTCCAAGGCTCAAAGAGAGGCTTAATCAGGCTGCAGGAACCCTTTCTGGCGGTGAAAGGCAGATGCTTGCAATGGCAAGAGCCCTGATGGGAGAACCTAAATTACTTATGGTAGATGAGGTTTCTTTAGGCTTGATGCCCAAGCTTGTGGATGTTGTTTTTGATGTTATAGATAGATTACACAAAGAAGGGCTGACCATACTGCTTTCTGAGCAGAATGCCCATAAAGCCTCTGAGGTTGCAGATAGAATTTACATACTGGAGTTAGGAAAGATTTTAAAGGAGACAGACAGAGACGGTATTCTAAACGACCCGCTTATAAAGAAGGCTTATTTAGGCATGTAG
- a CDS encoding branched-chain amino acid ABC transporter permease: MSGYLVTLAITVGIYMILALSLNIIVGYAGQISLGHAAFWAIGAYSFAILTTKYGLGFIESSVLAVIITTLVGIFLGLPSLRVSEDFLAITTIGINFIVQGIFNSSDYFGGAMGIGGIPFPTFKGEMISNTAFMLMVYGFVAITIVASYMFKRSWAGLASFAIKDDELAASVNSVSPVRFKLLSFAIGSAIAGISGVLYASFMSFISAADFSFPVSVTILAMVMVGGEATIIGPIFGSVLLVILPEIFRFIHDYRMLLYGLLLVFMMRFQPDGFFGKRGLVWGILKRFSKV; encoded by the coding sequence ATGAGCGGTTATTTGGTGACGCTTGCTATAACAGTCGGCATATACATGATACTTGCCTTGAGTTTAAATATAATCGTGGGTTACGCAGGGCAGATATCGTTGGGTCATGCGGCCTTTTGGGCGATTGGGGCATATAGCTTTGCCATATTGACAACCAAATACGGGCTTGGCTTTATTGAAAGCTCTGTCCTTGCCGTTATTATAACGACACTTGTTGGCATATTTTTGGGTCTTCCCAGTCTAAGGGTTAGTGAAGATTTCCTTGCTATTACAACAATAGGCATAAACTTTATAGTTCAGGGTATATTCAATAGCTCCGACTATTTCGGCGGTGCTATGGGTATAGGTGGGATTCCGTTTCCCACATTTAAGGGTGAAATGATATCAAACACGGCTTTTATGTTGATGGTGTATGGGTTTGTGGCCATTACAATAGTTGCAAGTTATATGTTTAAGCGCTCCTGGGCTGGGCTTGCAAGCTTTGCCATCAAGGATGATGAGCTTGCAGCAAGCGTAAATTCTGTATCACCAGTTAGGTTTAAGCTTTTATCCTTTGCCATCGGTTCTGCTATAGCTGGCATTAGCGGTGTTTTGTATGCAAGTTTTATGAGTTTTATATCCGCTGCTGATTTTTCCTTCCCTGTTTCTGTAACAATACTTGCTATGGTTATGGTTGGCGGTGAAGCCACAATAATAGGGCCTATATTTGGTTCGGTTTTGCTGGTTATATTACCTGAGATTTTTAGATTTATTCATGATTACAGAATGCTGCTTTATGGTTTGTTGCTTGTGTTTATGATGAGATTTCAGCCAGATGGATTTTTTGGTAAGAGAGGGCTTGTATGGGGAATTCTAAAGAGATTCTCAAAGGTGTAG
- a CDS encoding carboxypeptidase-like regulatory domain-containing protein → MLKRGKALSKRRDNTVMRLFYLRTIFRFMVFIVILPAMAKAYCSLPQIKNIFPTTKEVGDVIEQARYDSGPYNSKDGSITYSRTWRGGPGGYRDLTIRLYIYPKPNLARLKVEKYCKSLGSRKITLPYADIGCTAKRRYNFRRYYMLAEKCAVIVLWTDYPDRRLVDPQDYLLKPMVERIKKLNCLCSTSQQNTSANRTATYKVSASKKGFLNDWDKREINIDTTKRLIVWGTVYDNKGKELPSAIVTFKILGKTFTKKSDSNGYFEFDLTINPKGNKTLKFNEDLHLKKPLPHLTAQVLSKTLAADGRIQNVKVRLTSDKGVVRNKKLYISTDNMPLLHNGRIVNYAKFSYDSKYITTDSNGVATFKVKSPKLDVNLVNRSNDKALFPIISRYTVYSLENGKKEKVGFIKLSFLSPKPHITKVLLPGGVEEQLWQSMPSRVFIEDIDSNHFSILIRGWGRFKSKGSSIRYNTLIRQFDGKEFDFYFSPRKIGFDLNDQPQLWKDLLTTNLNVLGSIFIPLAQNGKLPLKYPASDEFKSLIDSYVIQFGTKDYVNLIKQAHNSPSLTNITDGAVGGALLGDAINNLLSGKNIPLGQTMQLEVLKAVYANLTTIYKAYAKYGKIARAYQDIDFLPIIVIITDSDGYKDRYLRYISVKIWKEGE, encoded by the coding sequence TTGTTAAAGCGTGGCAAAGCATTGAGTAAGAGAAGGGATAATACTGTTATGCGGTTATTCTATCTAAGAACTATATTTAGGTTCATGGTTTTTATTGTAATTTTACCTGCAATGGCAAAGGCATACTGTAGTTTACCTCAGATAAAAAATATCTTTCCAACAACAAAAGAGGTCGGGGATGTGATAGAACAAGCAAGGTACGATTCTGGCCCATACAATAGTAAAGACGGATCAATCACATACTCAAGAACCTGGCGGGGAGGGCCAGGTGGATATAGAGATTTAACGATACGCCTTTATATATATCCAAAGCCAAATCTTGCACGACTCAAGGTAGAAAAATACTGTAAATCATTGGGTTCTCGAAAGATAACTCTACCATATGCAGATATTGGTTGCACAGCAAAGCGTAGGTATAACTTTAGAAGGTACTATATGCTTGCGGAGAAATGCGCCGTAATTGTACTGTGGACTGACTACCCAGATCGTAGGCTTGTAGATCCGCAAGATTATCTGTTAAAACCCATGGTGGAAAGAATTAAAAAGCTAAATTGTCTGTGCTCTACCTCGCAACAAAATACATCTGCAAACCGCACAGCAACATACAAAGTAAGTGCAAGCAAAAAGGGATTTTTAAATGATTGGGATAAAAGGGAGATAAACATAGATACAACAAAACGGCTAATAGTTTGGGGCACTGTGTACGATAACAAGGGCAAGGAGTTACCATCAGCTATTGTAACATTTAAAATTTTGGGTAAAACATTCACAAAAAAGAGCGACTCTAACGGTTATTTTGAATTTGACTTAACCATCAACCCCAAAGGAAATAAAACATTAAAGTTTAACGAAGATTTGCATCTAAAGAAGCCACTTCCACATCTTACAGCTCAGGTTTTATCCAAAACACTTGCTGCAGATGGTAGAATACAAAATGTAAAGGTTAGACTTACAAGCGATAAAGGCGTTGTGAGAAATAAAAAACTCTACATATCAACCGATAACATGCCACTGCTACACAACGGCAGAATAGTAAATTACGCCAAGTTCTCATACGACTCAAAATACATCACAACGGATTCTAACGGCGTGGCAACATTCAAAGTTAAATCACCAAAGTTAGATGTAAACCTTGTTAATCGTTCAAACGATAAAGCGCTATTTCCTATAATCTCAAGATATACCGTTTACTCACTTGAAAATGGCAAAAAGGAAAAGGTTGGATTTATAAAGCTCTCATTTTTATCTCCAAAGCCACACATAACAAAGGTATTGCTTCCCGGTGGTGTAGAAGAACAACTATGGCAAAGTATGCCTTCAAGAGTGTTTATTGAAGACATTGATAGCAACCACTTTAGCATACTGATTCGTGGCTGGGGACGCTTCAAGAGCAAGGGTAGCAGTATTAGATATAACACACTCATACGTCAATTTGACGGCAAAGAGTTCGATTTCTATTTTAGTCCCAGAAAGATAGGTTTCGATCTAAACGATCAACCGCAACTGTGGAAAGACCTTTTGACTACAAACCTAAATGTCTTGGGTAGCATATTCATACCATTGGCTCAGAATGGCAAGCTGCCACTAAAATACCCTGCAAGCGATGAGTTTAAGTCTCTCATAGACTCATACGTAATCCAGTTTGGCACAAAGGACTATGTGAATCTAATAAAACAAGCGCATAACAGCCCATCTCTCACAAATATAACAGACGGTGCAGTAGGTGGCGCTCTATTAGGCGATGCTATAAATAACCTGTTAAGCGGCAAAAACATCCCTCTTGGTCAAACAATGCAATTGGAGGTGTTGAAGGCCGTATATGCCAATTTGACAACGATATACAAAGCTTACGCCAAATATGGAAAGATAGCACGTGCATATCAGGATATAGATTTCTTGCCCATAATTGTAATCATAACAGACAGTGATGGCTATAAAGATAGATATCTACGTTATATTTCTGTAAAAATTTGGAAGGAAGGAGAGTAG
- a CDS encoding ABC transporter ATP-binding protein, with protein MGNSKEILKGVGITKQFGGLKALDGIDFSTKEGEIFGIVGPNGAGKTTLFNIISGVLKPSRGKIFFKGNDITSFKPHKLARLGIGRTFQVVRPFRSLTVLENVAVACGVEFYSNVLVVFRKWHNKNILKRIDAILKKTGLYEFRDRPASQLPLGFQRRLEIARALALNPSIILLDESFSGLSFSEIDELKGLVLELNQEGLSIIVIEHNMPIVMELCKRVMVINHGKKIAEGSPVDVVNNKEVIEAYLGRKYS; from the coding sequence ATGGGGAATTCTAAAGAGATTCTCAAAGGTGTAGGCATAACCAAGCAATTCGGTGGTCTAAAGGCCTTAGACGGCATAGATTTTTCCACAAAAGAAGGTGAGATATTTGGCATAGTTGGGCCTAATGGAGCCGGCAAAACCACGCTTTTTAATATAATTAGCGGTGTTTTGAAACCGTCCAGGGGCAAGATATTCTTCAAAGGAAACGATATTACCTCATTTAAACCGCACAAACTCGCAAGGCTTGGCATCGGAAGGACTTTTCAGGTTGTAAGACCTTTTAGGAGCTTGACGGTGCTTGAGAATGTGGCCGTGGCCTGCGGTGTTGAGTTTTACAGTAATGTATTGGTTGTGTTCAGAAAATGGCATAATAAAAACATTTTAAAAAGGATCGATGCTATCCTTAAAAAAACGGGCTTATATGAGTTTAGAGACAGGCCTGCCTCTCAGCTTCCATTGGGTTTTCAAAGGAGGCTTGAGATAGCAAGGGCTCTTGCTTTAAATCCGTCTATTATTCTGCTTGATGAGTCGTTTTCAGGGTTGAGTTTTTCTGAGATAGATGAGCTAAAGGGTTTAGTTTTAGAACTGAATCAAGAAGGTTTAAGCATTATTGTAATAGAACACAATATGCCTATAGTTATGGAGTTGTGTAAAAGGGTTATGGTTATAAATCATGGCAAGAAGATTGCAGAGGGTTCTCCTGTTGATGTTGTAAATAATAAAGAGGTGATAGAGGCATACCTTGGAAGGAAGTATTCTTAG
- a CDS encoding WSC domain-containing protein, translating to MKKMFIVFLLVLLIPIRAYTDVISNYFNFVQNKNLSGIKQLLYNPTPDRLKVYKVVFAAVNQRVNSVRIKKTQVFGDKAIVTVHANVTIYNRFNKRSFNEDNDLVFLLQKQSNKWKIAKVMPLADFILKKKLLIVKNALDKMSNTNKNQGNKQSVIYNTAEGGENFLNNNKNNNPYKPNNNYTYLGCFKDQGDPFGLRGRDLAAFGFRSDRMTPNLCMRECARRGYRYAGVQYSGYCFCGNRYARFGRATNCNMRCTGDSNKICGGSWANDVYDVSGPNVPRLYYSSGVEPNTDRPGSDYKNFNLPYPDYRLCQNACNKDPQCKAWTYVKPYTIQGAYARCWLKNAIPNPVKRNCCISGIKHNTAETTKTFKYPKINGYRLDWCRLWAQDCGKGAADEFCKKMGFKRAISFEEDYDIGAKSPTYVIDDGKICNQGFCDGFRYITCAGKNQTAKTTIKNKANTQNRATTSINCKDAYREFVKSYNRVVGLMSAGKSNTPEAKSAYAEYKIAREKYYSCKNKKNNQTPHYSIDKCAVYQDKQDYISMRYPEYLSAKKHYVNLTCSVYMLPKGSRIKAEWYYVTPNQDYLIGQKTVTVNRTSPKDKYVNFRIENNKEWPAGLYRVRIMLNGKEIDVISFKVR from the coding sequence ATGAAAAAAATGTTTATTGTTTTTTTATTGGTTTTGCTCATACCAATCAGAGCTTACACTGACGTAATAAGTAACTACTTCAACTTTGTTCAGAATAAAAATCTGTCAGGAATAAAACAATTACTTTACAACCCAACGCCAGATCGGTTGAAGGTTTACAAAGTGGTATTTGCAGCAGTTAACCAAAGGGTCAACAGTGTAAGAATCAAAAAAACACAAGTATTTGGAGATAAAGCAATAGTAACGGTGCATGCAAACGTAACGATCTACAATAGATTCAACAAGCGGAGTTTTAACGAGGATAATGACTTGGTCTTCCTGCTCCAAAAACAGTCTAACAAATGGAAAATAGCGAAAGTAATGCCGCTTGCAGACTTTATACTCAAAAAGAAACTATTAATCGTAAAAAATGCTTTGGATAAGATGTCTAATACAAATAAAAATCAAGGAAACAAACAATCAGTAATTTACAACACGGCAGAAGGAGGTGAGAACTTCCTAAACAACAATAAAAATAATAATCCATACAAACCAAATAACAACTACACCTATTTAGGCTGCTTCAAAGACCAGGGCGACCCGTTTGGTCTAAGGGGCAGGGATTTGGCTGCATTTGGATTCAGAAGCGATAGAATGACACCTAACCTGTGCATGAGGGAGTGTGCAAGAAGAGGCTATAGGTATGCAGGTGTGCAATACAGCGGCTATTGTTTCTGTGGCAATAGGTACGCAAGATTTGGACGGGCTACAAACTGTAATATGAGATGCACAGGCGACAGTAATAAAATCTGTGGCGGAAGCTGGGCAAATGATGTTTACGATGTGTCAGGCCCGAATGTCCCAAGGCTTTATTATAGTAGTGGAGTTGAGCCAAATACCGATAGACCTGGATCTGACTATAAAAACTTCAATCTCCCCTATCCGGACTATAGGCTCTGTCAAAACGCTTGCAATAAAGACCCACAGTGTAAGGCATGGACGTATGTAAAACCATACACAATCCAAGGGGCTTATGCCAGATGCTGGCTTAAAAACGCCATACCAAATCCAGTCAAAAGAAATTGTTGTATATCTGGCATAAAACACAACACTGCAGAGACTACAAAAACATTTAAATATCCAAAGATAAACGGATATAGGCTTGATTGGTGTAGATTATGGGCTCAAGATTGCGGCAAAGGTGCTGCAGATGAATTCTGTAAGAAAATGGGGTTTAAAAGGGCAATATCATTTGAAGAAGACTACGACATTGGTGCAAAATCCCCTACATATGTGATTGACGACGGTAAAATTTGCAATCAGGGTTTTTGCGATGGGTTTAGATATATAACATGTGCCGGGAAAAACCAGACTGCAAAGACAACTATAAAAAATAAAGCAAACACTCAAAATAGAGCTACAACATCAATAAATTGCAAAGATGCTTATAGAGAATTTGTAAAATCTTATAATAGGGTTGTTGGGCTAATGAGCGCAGGTAAATCCAATACGCCTGAGGCCAAAAGTGCATATGCTGAATATAAAATAGCCCGAGAGAAATACTATTCATGTAAAAATAAAAAAAACAACCAGACTCCACACTATAGCATAGACAAATGTGCTGTATATCAGGATAAACAGGATTATATATCAATGCGCTACCCAGAATACCTGAGTGCCAAAAAGCACTATGTAAACCTAACATGCTCGGTTTATATGTTGCCAAAGGGTAGCAGAATTAAAGCAGAATGGTACTATGTTACACCAAACCAGGATTACCTAATAGGACAAAAAACCGTTACAGTTAATAGAACCTCACCAAAAGATAAATATGTTAATTTTAGAATTGAAAACAACAAAGAATGGCCGGCTGGTTTGTATAGAGTGAGAATAATGCTAAATGGCAAAGAGATTGATGTAATTTCATTCAAAGTTAGATAA